The following are encoded together in the Streptomyces sp. NBC_00358 genome:
- the bldD gene encoding transcriptional regulator BldD: MSSEYAKQLGAKLRAIRTQQGLSLHGVEEKSQGRWKAVVVGSYERGDRAVTVQRLAELADFYGVPVQELLPGTTPGGAAEPPPKLVLDLERLAHVPAEKAGPLQRYAATIQSQRGDYNGKVLSIRQDDLRTLAVIYDQSPSVLTEQLISWGVLDADARRAVAHDEG, encoded by the coding sequence ATGTCCAGCGAATACGCCAAACAGCTCGGGGCCAAGCTCCGCGCCATCCGCACCCAGCAGGGCCTTTCCCTCCACGGAGTGGAGGAGAAGTCCCAGGGACGCTGGAAGGCGGTCGTGGTCGGTTCGTACGAGCGCGGCGACCGCGCTGTCACCGTGCAGCGCCTTGCCGAGCTGGCGGACTTCTACGGGGTTCCGGTCCAGGAGCTGCTGCCCGGCACCACTCCGGGCGGGGCCGCCGAGCCGCCGCCGAAGCTGGTCCTCGACCTTGAGCGGCTGGCGCACGTGCCGGCCGAGAAGGCGGGCCCGCTGCAGCGCTACGCGGCGACGATCCAGTCCCAGCGCGGCGACTACAACGGCAAGGTGCTGTCGATCCGCCAGGACGACCTGCGCACCCTCGCCGTGATCTACGACCAGTCCCCCTCGGTCCTGACCGAGCAGCTGATCAGCTGGGGCGTCCTGGACGCGGACGCGCGCCGCGCGGTCGCCCACGACGAGGGCTGA
- the pyrR gene encoding bifunctional pyr operon transcriptional regulator/uracil phosphoribosyltransferase PyrR produces MDTQHDRQQYEADARPVLEAPDIERVLTRIAHEIVERAKGADDVVLLGIPTRGVFLARRLAEKLQEITDRKIPVGSLDITMYRDDLRMHPPRALARTEIPGDGIDGRLVVLVDDVLFSGRTIRAALDALNDIGRPRAVQLAVLVDRGHRELPIRADYVGKNLPTSLRETVKVQLAEEDGRDTVLLGAKRTSPGEPQ; encoded by the coding sequence ATGGACACTCAGCACGACAGGCAGCAGTACGAAGCCGATGCGCGGCCCGTTCTGGAGGCTCCCGACATCGAACGGGTGCTGACGCGCATCGCCCACGAGATCGTCGAACGCGCCAAGGGCGCCGACGACGTGGTGCTCCTCGGCATTCCGACCCGGGGTGTCTTCCTGGCCCGCAGACTGGCCGAGAAGCTCCAGGAGATCACCGACCGCAAGATCCCGGTCGGCTCCCTCGACATCACCATGTACCGCGACGACCTGCGCATGCACCCGCCGCGTGCGCTGGCCCGCACCGAGATCCCCGGTGACGGCATCGACGGCCGCCTCGTCGTCCTCGTCGACGACGTGCTCTTCTCCGGCCGCACCATCCGCGCCGCGCTCGACGCGCTGAACGACATCGGCCGCCCGCGCGCCGTGCAGCTCGCCGTCCTGGTCGACCGGGGCCACCGCGAACTGCCCATCCGCGCCGACTACGTCGGCAAGAACCTCCCCACGTCGTTGCGGGAGACGGTCAAGGTCCAGCTCGCCGAGGAGGACGGTCGCGACACCGTGCTGCTCGGTGCCAAGCGGACCTCCCCGGGCGAGCCCCAGTAG
- a CDS encoding aspartate carbamoyltransferase catalytic subunit yields the protein MQRHLISAADLTRDDAVLILDTAEEMARVADRPIKKLPTLRGRTVVNLFFEDSTRTRISFEAAEKRLSADVINFTAKGSSVSKGESLKDTAQTLEAMGVDAVVIRHGASGAPYRLATSDWIDAAVINAGDGTHQHPTQALLDAFTMRRRLVGRDAGIGQDLAGKRITIVGDVLHSRVARSNVDLLHTLGADVTLVAPPTLVPVGVESWPCEISYDLDSTLSKSDAVMMLRVQRERMNAAFFPTEREYSRRYGLDGERMAKMPEHAIVMHPGPMVRGMEITAEVADSERCTVVEQVANGVSIRMAVLYLLLGGNEPAVTHTRTEEK from the coding sequence ATGCAGCGTCATCTCATCTCGGCCGCCGACCTCACCCGCGACGACGCCGTCCTGATCCTCGACACCGCCGAGGAGATGGCCCGGGTCGCAGACCGGCCGATCAAGAAGCTGCCGACCCTGCGCGGCCGCACCGTGGTCAACCTCTTCTTCGAGGACTCGACCCGCACCCGGATCTCCTTCGAGGCCGCCGAGAAGCGCCTCTCCGCGGACGTCATCAACTTCACCGCCAAGGGGTCGAGCGTCTCCAAGGGCGAGTCACTCAAGGACACCGCCCAGACCCTGGAGGCCATGGGCGTCGACGCCGTCGTCATCCGGCACGGCGCCTCCGGAGCCCCCTACCGGCTCGCCACCTCCGACTGGATCGACGCCGCCGTCATCAACGCGGGCGACGGCACCCACCAGCACCCCACGCAGGCCCTGCTCGACGCCTTCACCATGCGCCGCCGCCTCGTCGGCCGGGACGCCGGGATCGGCCAGGACCTGGCCGGCAAGCGCATCACGATCGTCGGCGACGTCCTGCACAGCCGCGTCGCCCGCTCCAACGTCGACCTGCTGCACACCCTCGGCGCCGACGTCACCCTCGTCGCGCCGCCCACCCTGGTGCCGGTCGGCGTGGAGAGCTGGCCCTGCGAGATCTCGTACGACCTCGACAGCACCCTCTCCAAGTCCGACGCCGTGATGATGCTGCGCGTGCAGCGCGAGCGGATGAACGCGGCGTTCTTCCCGACCGAGCGCGAGTACTCGCGTCGCTACGGGCTCGACGGCGAGCGCATGGCGAAAATGCCGGAGCACGCCATCGTGATGCACCCCGGCCCGATGGTCCGCGGCATGGAGATCACCGCCGAGGTCGCCGACTCCGAGCGCTGCACCGTCGTCGAGCAGGTCGCCAACGGTGTCTCCATCCGCATGGCCGTCCTGTACCTGCTCCTGGGCGGCAACGAACCCGCCGTCACCCACACCCGTACCGAGGAGAAGTAA